A genome region from Polyangiaceae bacterium includes the following:
- a CDS encoding pyridoxal-phosphate dependent enzyme yields the protein MSEAEVPASKPGRATESRLVAEYPRLRDAVPWIPLATCPTPVEPCTNISSYLGRSDVWMKRDDAIHPVFGGNKIRRFEHLLADAKNRGAQEIITVGGLASTQVTATILLGKTLGFGVTSVLFDQPLTSFARQSLLIQASTGGRMLYGGSYARTAIVTIRKLWQSRRSAYFVAPGASGPLANLGYVSAAFELADQVARGDMPRPDVIVVPAGSGGTAAALCLGATLLGWNTTIVAVRITDRIVCNRATLGLLVESTKAYLSKRIGGLPRRTSSKARIEMDHACAGRGYGHPTNEAIAACPEVKRLIGAPGEITYSGKTLVGLRRACASYPGKTILLWNTLSSVWPTPTVRLDELDPQFQRFFEGELAI from the coding sequence ATGTCCGAAGCGGAAGTGCCCGCATCGAAGCCTGGTCGAGCTACCGAGAGCCGGCTCGTCGCCGAGTATCCGCGGCTTCGCGACGCGGTGCCGTGGATCCCGCTTGCCACTTGTCCAACTCCGGTCGAACCGTGCACGAACATCTCGAGCTACCTTGGGCGAAGCGACGTGTGGATGAAGCGCGACGACGCCATCCATCCAGTGTTTGGAGGCAACAAGATCCGCCGCTTCGAACACTTGCTCGCTGATGCGAAAAATCGCGGCGCGCAGGAGATCATCACCGTGGGAGGACTCGCATCGACGCAGGTGACCGCGACGATCCTCCTCGGAAAAACCCTCGGGTTTGGAGTGACGAGCGTTCTGTTCGACCAACCTCTGACGTCGTTCGCCCGGCAATCCCTGCTGATCCAAGCATCGACCGGAGGACGGATGCTCTACGGAGGTAGCTATGCGCGTACGGCGATCGTCACGATCCGCAAGCTTTGGCAATCGAGACGATCGGCATATTTCGTTGCGCCTGGAGCATCGGGACCCCTCGCGAATCTCGGCTACGTGAGCGCCGCGTTCGAGCTTGCCGATCAAGTTGCCCGCGGCGACATGCCTCGGCCCGATGTGATCGTCGTGCCTGCGGGGAGCGGAGGTACGGCGGCCGCACTTTGCCTCGGCGCGACGCTCCTCGGGTGGAACACGACCATCGTCGCCGTGCGGATCACCGATCGGATCGTGTGCAATCGAGCAACGCTCGGGCTTTTGGTGGAATCGACGAAAGCGTACCTATCCAAAAGGATCGGTGGGCTTCCGCGTCGAACTTCGTCCAAAGCGCGCATCGAGATGGATCACGCGTGTGCAGGGCGCGGTTACGGGCACCCGACAAACGAGGCGATTGCCGCTTGCCCCGAGGTAAAACGCCTCATCGGAGCTCCGGGGGAGATCACGTACAGCGGCAAAACACTCGTGGGGTTGCGTCGCGCGTGCGCATCGTATCCCGGTAAAACGATTTTACTTTGGAACACGTTGTCGTCCGTCTGGCCCACACCCACGGTGCGTCTTGACGAACTCGACCCACAGTTTCAGCGGTTCTTCGAAGGCGAATTGGCGATCTGA
- a CDS encoding acyl-CoA dehydrogenase family protein, giving the protein MAEKDIKPFAHAWEEANEFPRELYRRAGEAGILGVGYPEAYGGSGGDLSHMLAAAEETIIAGTSVGTAVGLGSHAIALPPILNFGTEEQKRRFLPPVFSGDKIAALAITEPGGGSDVASLTTRAVRDGDHYVVTGAKTFITSGCRADFVTTAVRTGGPGHGGISLLVIERGTPGFSVGKKLQKMGWWASDTAELVFEECRVPAANLIGEENMGFVPIMTNFAVERLMLAANCVAIATLAYNESVRYARERKAFGKTLMGFQVLRHKLAEMVTRILAARALMNEAVVRHLRGEMVTGLAAMAKNTATDMCCFVCDEAVQIHGGYGYMRETLVERLYRDARLFPIGGGTREIMNEIICKTEGY; this is encoded by the coding sequence ATGGCGGAAAAGGACATCAAGCCTTTTGCCCACGCCTGGGAAGAAGCGAACGAATTTCCTCGCGAGCTGTACAGGCGGGCCGGTGAGGCCGGCATTCTCGGTGTCGGCTATCCCGAAGCGTACGGCGGCAGTGGCGGCGACTTGTCACACATGCTCGCTGCAGCCGAAGAAACGATCATCGCCGGCACTTCCGTGGGCACCGCCGTGGGTCTCGGCAGCCACGCCATCGCACTGCCTCCCATCTTGAACTTCGGCACCGAGGAACAAAAACGACGCTTTTTGCCGCCCGTCTTTTCCGGCGACAAGATCGCCGCGCTGGCCATCACCGAACCTGGTGGCGGCAGCGACGTCGCATCTCTCACCACGCGAGCCGTTCGCGACGGCGATCACTACGTCGTCACGGGCGCAAAGACGTTCATCACATCGGGCTGCCGAGCCGACTTCGTCACGACGGCCGTGCGTACTGGAGGTCCTGGGCACGGCGGCATTTCGCTGCTCGTCATCGAGCGTGGAACGCCGGGCTTTTCCGTGGGCAAGAAGCTTCAGAAGATGGGCTGGTGGGCATCGGATACCGCTGAGCTCGTGTTCGAAGAATGCCGTGTGCCCGCAGCGAACCTCATCGGCGAGGAAAACATGGGGTTTGTCCCCATCATGACGAACTTTGCCGTCGAGCGATTGATGCTTGCGGCCAATTGTGTCGCCATCGCGACGCTCGCGTACAACGAATCCGTTCGTTACGCGCGGGAGCGAAAAGCGTTCGGAAAAACCCTCATGGGATTTCAGGTTTTGCGCCACAAACTCGCGGAGATGGTCACGCGTATCCTTGCAGCCCGCGCCCTCATGAACGAAGCGGTCGTACGTCATCTTCGAGGTGAGATGGTCACGGGCCTCGCGGCCATGGCCAAGAACACGGCCACGGACATGTGCTGCTTCGTGTGCGACGAGGCCGTGCAGATCCACGGCGGCTACGGCTACATGCGTGAAACGCTCGTCGAACGGCTCTATCGTGATGCGCGCCTGTTTCCCATCGGCGGTGGAACCCGCGAGATCATGAACGAAATCATCTGCAAGACGGAAGGTTACTGA